The following proteins are co-located in the Marinomonas profundi genome:
- a CDS encoding M48 metallopeptidase family protein has protein sequence MGQTTSVKNYLGAYSAQVQQQAQALLETEKSAQWLLNKYPVVHGLGGASGLYEYALEIKNTFMRSSPPISKVIYDDKIHVINNALGLHTYVSRMQGNKLKAKNEIRISSLFRQVPEPLLRMILVHELAHLKEKDHSKAFYKLCCYMEPDYHQLEFDLRLYLSHRDRFGELW, from the coding sequence ATGGGTCAAACGACGAGTGTAAAAAACTATCTTGGTGCTTACAGTGCTCAGGTACAGCAGCAGGCGCAAGCATTGTTAGAGACGGAAAAATCCGCTCAATGGTTGTTAAATAAGTATCCTGTTGTCCATGGACTGGGCGGTGCCAGTGGTTTGTATGAATACGCTTTAGAGATAAAAAATACCTTTATGCGCAGTTCGCCGCCCATTAGTAAGGTGATTTACGACGATAAAATACACGTGATTAATAATGCGCTTGGCCTGCATACTTATGTGTCGAGAATGCAGGGCAATAAGCTTAAAGCCAAAAATGAAATTCGAATATCCTCTTTGTTTCGTCAAGTCCCTGAGCCCTTACTCAGAATGATACTGGTGCATGAATTAGCGCACCTTAAAGAAAAAGATCACAGCAAAGCCTTTTACAAGCTCTGCTGTTATATGGAGCCCGATTATCATCAGCTAGAATTTGACCTGCGCTTGTATCTTAGCCATCGAGACCGCTTTGGTGAGCTTTGGTAA
- a CDS encoding 7-cyano-7-deazaguanine/7-aminomethyl-7-deazaguanine transporter, with protein MSTFTTAQQSKALGYLALFHLLIIASSNYLVQIPFTVVGFHTTWGAFTFPFIFLATDLTVRIFGAPLARKIIFLVMIPSLIVSYVLSVLFAQGEFQGFAALATYNSFVGRIAIASLMAYLLGQALDIQVFNRLRQLKAWWIAPAASTLFGNGLDTLAFFGIAFYQSPDPFMAQHWQEIALADFAFKLIISLGLFIPMYGVLLTYLSKKITAIKPDFQLSNVNV; from the coding sequence ATGAGCACATTTACCACGGCACAACAAAGCAAAGCGTTGGGCTACCTCGCCCTGTTCCACTTACTGATCATTGCCTCTAGCAATTACTTGGTACAAATTCCTTTTACCGTAGTGGGGTTTCACACCACTTGGGGCGCCTTCACCTTCCCCTTTATTTTCTTAGCCACTGACCTTACGGTGCGAATTTTTGGCGCACCATTGGCGCGTAAAATTATCTTTTTGGTGATGATCCCGTCTTTAATCGTTTCTTATGTCTTATCGGTTTTATTCGCTCAAGGCGAGTTTCAAGGGTTTGCCGCCTTGGCCACGTACAACAGCTTTGTTGGACGTATTGCGATTGCCAGCCTGATGGCTTACTTGCTGGGTCAAGCACTGGATATCCAAGTCTTTAATCGACTTCGCCAACTTAAAGCCTGGTGGATTGCACCAGCCGCTTCCACCCTATTTGGCAACGGTTTGGATACATTAGCTTTCTTCGGCATTGCCTTCTATCAAAGCCCAGATCCATTTATGGCGCAGCATTGGCAAGAAATCGCACTGGCTGATTTTGCTTTTAAACTCATCATCAGCTTAGGGTTATTTATTCCTATGTATGGGGTTTTGTTGACTTACCTAAGCAAGAAAATCACCGCCATAAAACCCGATTTCCAGCTATCAAACGTAAACGTTTAG
- a CDS encoding LysR family transcriptional regulator produces MKLDQLRAFIAVVETGSFRSAADSIHKTQPGISAAVKALEEQYGILLFDRNSYRPTLTAEGHAFFQQSKKLMSQVLQLENLGHDLAQGTAAPLHISLSQMALDDDCMSRIKAFQTHHPEIALDITTDHLHGVQEKLAKNKCEIAIGPRYGLDDRHAFIELNKITMMAVISPTLLVTLNANDAKIKQQSLHTIPQILVSNTAANASENGHQYVLPTGKRWYVNDFQAKKTLLLHGLGWARMPKHCIEAELDNGHLVPIEVENFTSQNQLPIFMIRLRHQTQSVQAKLFWEKMKRFSHLNDGFSSD; encoded by the coding sequence ATGAAACTGGATCAGCTAAGAGCCTTTATTGCGGTGGTCGAAACAGGCAGTTTTCGCTCGGCGGCGGATTCTATCCATAAAACGCAGCCCGGAATCAGTGCGGCGGTGAAAGCCTTGGAAGAACAATATGGCATATTGCTATTTGATCGGAACAGCTATCGCCCAACACTCACCGCCGAAGGCCATGCATTTTTCCAGCAAAGCAAAAAACTCATGTCTCAGGTGCTGCAGTTAGAAAACTTAGGCCATGATCTCGCTCAAGGCACAGCCGCGCCGTTGCACATCAGCTTGAGCCAAATGGCGCTAGACGATGATTGCATGTCACGCATCAAAGCCTTTCAAACTCACCATCCTGAGATTGCTCTAGACATCACCACAGATCACCTTCATGGCGTGCAAGAAAAACTGGCAAAAAATAAATGCGAAATCGCCATTGGCCCAAGATACGGGCTTGATGACCGGCACGCCTTTATCGAGCTTAATAAAATCACCATGATGGCAGTGATCAGCCCGACCTTACTCGTCACACTCAACGCCAATGACGCTAAAATAAAACAGCAATCGCTTCATACAATTCCACAAATTTTAGTCTCCAACACCGCCGCCAACGCCTCGGAAAATGGACACCAGTATGTTTTGCCAACAGGAAAGCGCTGGTACGTGAATGACTTTCAAGCCAAAAAGACTCTGCTACTGCACGGACTTGGCTGGGCGAGAATGCCCAAACATTGCATTGAAGCAGAATTGGACAATGGCCACCTAGTGCCAATAGAAGTGGAAAACTTCACCTCACAAAATCAACTGCCAATTTTCATGATCCGCTTACGCCATCAAACTCAAAGCGTTCAGGCAAAACTTTTTTGGGAAAAGATGAAACGCTTTTCCCATCTCAACGACGGCTTTTCTTCCGATTAA
- a CDS encoding ATP-grasp domain-containing protein, with protein sequence MKIISFDALRTLHLPHVRYIKPESMYEHLDEIKEADWLLFPQYWQLTALVHGLKKRIFPSLASYMIGHDKVEMTRTFRTVAPHQHPYTIISANTPYEAEKIWDEMPSPFVAKIPRSSMGNGVFLIETVGQWRDYVAQTDILYAQEYLPIDRDMRIIWVGNKIVSGYWRLQSDNGFHNNISQGGQVEEALLPKEAQDLVTYLAQSLDINHAGFDIAMVGSTPYVIEINRIFGNQGIQNIQQEVNTELLNYLNEQHLLSIAHLIDQPSEFEPLAS encoded by the coding sequence ATGAAGATCATCTCTTTTGACGCGCTAAGAACGCTGCATTTACCTCATGTGCGATACATCAAACCCGAGTCTATGTACGAACATTTAGACGAGATCAAAGAGGCTGACTGGCTACTTTTTCCACAATACTGGCAACTTACGGCCTTGGTTCATGGCTTAAAAAAGCGTATTTTTCCCAGTCTTGCTTCCTACATGATAGGACACGACAAAGTCGAGATGACGCGTACCTTTCGCACCGTTGCCCCTCATCAACACCCTTATACGATTATTTCTGCCAATACGCCTTATGAAGCGGAGAAAATTTGGGACGAAATGCCATCTCCTTTTGTGGCAAAAATCCCTCGTAGTAGCATGGGCAATGGCGTATTTTTAATAGAAACCGTCGGCCAATGGCGCGATTATGTCGCACAAACCGATATTTTGTACGCTCAGGAATATTTACCCATTGACCGAGACATGCGCATTATCTGGGTGGGTAATAAAATTGTCAGTGGCTATTGGCGCTTACAATCAGACAATGGTTTTCACAACAACATCAGCCAAGGCGGCCAAGTCGAAGAAGCGTTGCTCCCTAAAGAAGCCCAAGACTTGGTGACCTATTTGGCGCAATCCTTAGACATCAACCACGCAGGGTTTGATATCGCCATGGTAGGCTCAACACCTTACGTGATTGAAATCAATAGAATTTTTGGCAATCAAGGCATCCAAAATATTCAGCAAGAAGTGAATACAGAATTGCTCAATTATTTGAATGAGCAACATTTGCTGTCCATCGCTCATTTGATCGATCAACCCAGTGAGTTTGAGCCACTCGCGTCATAA
- a CDS encoding FAD-dependent oxidoreductase, whose amino-acid sequence MKKIGLLVLIVALAVGFFYFDLHQLLTLEGLKSGLLEFETWRSDSPLLVGGAFLLLYVIVTALSLPGAVIMTLAAGALFGLLWGTVIVSFASSIGATLAFLVSRYLLQNTVQSRFGHRLKAFNEGIARDGAFYLFTLRLVPIFPFFLINLLMGLTTLRALTFYWVSQVGMFVGTLVYVNAGTQLGQLESLSGILSPSLLLSFVLLGVFPLIAKKIVDVVKARRVYAGFTKPKSFDRNLIVIGAGAGGLVSAYIAATVKAKVTLIEAHKMGGDCLNYGCIPSKALIKSAKVAHQMRHAENYGLNSSEPSFSFKKVMQRIHDVIAKIEPHDSVERYSKMGVDVVQGYAKLIDPWTVEIQLNEGGTKRLTARSIVLATGARPFVPDLLGLDEVGYVTSDTLWDAFATLDEPPKRLVVLGGGPIGCELAQSFARLGSKVTQVERSARIMSREDEEVSALVQESLTQDGVIMLTSHKAVRCEKEGETKRLIVELDGQESVIEFDVLICAVGREARLEGYGLENLGIETKGTIVTNDYLETLYPNIFAAGDVAGPYQFTHVAAHQAWYAAVNALFGSLKKFRVDYRVIPWTTFVDPEVARVGLSEQDAKDQGIAYEMVRYGLDDLDRAIADSAAKGFVKVLTVPGKDKILGVIIVGEHAGDLLAEFVLAMKHGLGLNKVLGTIHTYPTWAEANKYAAGEWKRAHAPQRVLSWLEKYHTWRRG is encoded by the coding sequence ATGAAAAAAATCGGATTGCTGGTTTTGATCGTCGCATTGGCGGTGGGCTTTTTCTATTTTGATTTGCATCAATTGCTGACGTTGGAAGGATTAAAATCCGGTTTGCTCGAGTTCGAGACGTGGCGCAGTGACAGTCCTTTGTTGGTTGGCGGTGCGTTTTTACTTTTATACGTCATCGTGACGGCTTTGTCTTTGCCCGGTGCGGTGATCATGACGTTAGCCGCTGGGGCGTTATTTGGCTTGCTGTGGGGCACGGTGATTGTGTCTTTTGCCAGTAGCATTGGCGCAACCTTGGCATTTTTGGTGTCGCGCTATTTATTGCAAAACACGGTGCAATCGCGTTTTGGTCATCGCTTAAAAGCCTTTAACGAAGGCATTGCGAGGGACGGCGCGTTTTATTTATTTACCCTGCGTTTGGTGCCGATTTTCCCTTTCTTCTTAATTAATTTGCTGATGGGCTTAACCACGCTTCGCGCTTTGACTTTTTATTGGGTCAGCCAAGTGGGCATGTTTGTCGGTACTTTGGTTTACGTGAATGCTGGCACGCAATTGGGTCAGTTAGAGAGTTTGTCGGGCATTTTGTCGCCTTCGTTATTATTGTCTTTTGTGTTGTTGGGAGTGTTTCCTCTTATCGCGAAAAAAATAGTTGATGTAGTGAAAGCGCGTCGCGTTTATGCTGGATTTACCAAGCCAAAATCCTTTGATCGAAATTTGATTGTTATTGGTGCTGGGGCTGGTGGCTTAGTGAGTGCTTACATTGCAGCCACAGTGAAAGCCAAAGTCACCTTGATTGAAGCCCATAAAATGGGCGGTGATTGCTTAAATTACGGCTGTATTCCGAGTAAAGCATTAATCAAAAGCGCGAAAGTGGCTCATCAAATGCGCCATGCTGAAAACTATGGTTTGAACAGCAGCGAGCCGAGTTTTTCTTTCAAAAAAGTCATGCAACGTATTCACGATGTGATCGCAAAAATCGAACCTCACGACAGTGTTGAGCGTTACAGCAAAATGGGCGTCGATGTGGTGCAAGGCTATGCCAAATTGATCGACCCTTGGACGGTGGAAATTCAATTAAATGAGGGCGGCACGAAACGCTTAACGGCGCGCAGTATTGTATTAGCAACTGGCGCTCGTCCTTTTGTGCCAGATCTACTCGGTTTAGACGAGGTGGGTTATGTCACCAGCGATACTCTGTGGGACGCTTTTGCTACATTGGATGAGCCACCGAAGCGTCTGGTGGTATTGGGCGGCGGCCCGATTGGTTGTGAATTGGCGCAGAGTTTTGCGCGCTTGGGGTCGAAGGTAACGCAAGTGGAGCGCTCGGCTCGCATTATGAGTCGAGAAGACGAAGAAGTGTCTGCGCTGGTACAAGAAAGTTTAACGCAAGATGGCGTAATCATGCTGACTTCGCATAAGGCGGTACGCTGTGAAAAGGAAGGTGAAACCAAGCGTTTGATTGTGGAGCTCGATGGTCAAGAGTCGGTGATTGAATTTGATGTGCTGATTTGTGCGGTTGGCCGCGAAGCGCGTCTTGAAGGTTACGGTTTGGAAAATTTGGGCATCGAAACCAAAGGTACGATTGTCACCAACGATTATCTCGAAACCCTGTATCCGAATATTTTTGCGGCAGGCGACGTGGCGGGCCCTTATCAATTTACTCACGTGGCGGCTCATCAAGCTTGGTATGCGGCGGTGAATGCTTTATTTGGCTCGTTGAAGAAGTTTCGTGTCGATTATCGGGTGATTCCTTGGACCACTTTTGTTGACCCAGAAGTAGCGCGCGTCGGCTTGAGCGAGCAAGATGCCAAAGATCAAGGTATTGCTTATGAAATGGTGCGTTACGGACTAGATGATTTGGATCGCGCCATTGCTGACAGCGCCGCAAAAGGCTTTGTCAAAGTGCTGACGGTGCCGGGCAAAGACAAGATATTAGGCGTGATCATAGTAGGCGAGCACGCTGGGGATTTGTTGGCCGAATTCGTGTTGGCGATGAAACATGGTCTGGGTCTGAATAAGGTGCTTGGTACCATTCATACGTACCCAACCTGGGCGGAAGCCAACAAATACGCCGCCGGTGAATGGAAACGCGCTCATGCACCGCAGCGGGTTTTGAGCTGGTTAGAAAAATACCATACTTGGCGTCGAGGTTAA
- a CDS encoding MFS transporter — MSRSSFKSPVIEPKTQWLEVILLWVAGISAAMQFAKFSVSFDDLLVHYQAGATSTGAALSAVGLVGLVFGVSAGMIASRVGYLKVLVGALLLGGVLSFIQSTLPSFQLLFVTRMLEGFSQLGVVVAAPTLIAKLSAPQHKSLTMGIWGTFFGIAFAVCGWAGKSILDQYGLQALFLNHGVFITTIGVVLFFILRKNPVLDLVPVTEMQGGFFAQMMKIYRNPRALLPSCVFVFYTCTLVSVLTYVPGLIDDAALQKWMLILLPLVTTCGTFLAGAIAQYLMRPQRVALMAYLGVAVSALVLSFVGDSAVVFCFVVGVLVLFLGMVPGSALAMIPTLARNPSEQAQGYGLLAQFGNLGATVGPPTFATAIAVYGLSGLVVLVLCVCAFGVLFSLLAGRIKAVV, encoded by the coding sequence ATGTCACGTTCTTCGTTTAAGTCCCCCGTTATTGAGCCTAAAACCCAGTGGCTGGAAGTGATTTTGCTGTGGGTGGCGGGTATTTCCGCGGCGATGCAGTTTGCCAAGTTTTCAGTGTCGTTTGATGATTTGTTGGTGCATTACCAAGCGGGTGCGACATCTACGGGGGCGGCGCTGTCGGCGGTTGGTTTGGTCGGTTTGGTATTTGGTGTGTCGGCGGGCATGATTGCGAGTCGCGTTGGCTATTTGAAGGTCTTGGTGGGTGCCTTGTTATTAGGCGGCGTGCTGTCTTTTATTCAGTCTACTTTGCCGTCTTTTCAGCTGTTGTTTGTGACGCGAATGTTGGAAGGTTTTTCTCAATTAGGGGTGGTGGTTGCGGCGCCGACCTTGATTGCCAAGTTAAGCGCGCCGCAGCATAAGTCCTTGACCATGGGGATTTGGGGCACATTTTTTGGGATTGCCTTTGCGGTTTGTGGCTGGGCGGGTAAAAGTATTTTAGATCAATACGGCTTGCAGGCGTTGTTTTTAAACCATGGGGTTTTTATCACGACTATCGGTGTGGTGTTGTTTTTTATCTTAAGAAAAAACCCAGTGTTGGATTTGGTGCCAGTCACGGAAATGCAAGGCGGCTTTTTCGCCCAAATGATGAAGATTTACCGTAATCCTCGGGCTTTGTTGCCCAGCTGTGTGTTTGTATTTTATACCTGTACGTTGGTGTCTGTGTTGACCTATGTGCCGGGTTTAATTGACGATGCGGCGTTACAAAAGTGGATGCTAATCTTGCTGCCTTTGGTCACTACCTGCGGGACTTTTTTGGCGGGTGCGATTGCGCAGTATCTGATGCGGCCACAACGGGTGGCATTAATGGCCTATTTGGGGGTGGCGGTCAGTGCGCTTGTGTTGTCTTTTGTTGGTGACTCTGCTGTGGTGTTCTGTTTTGTCGTGGGTGTGCTGGTGTTGTTTTTGGGGATGGTGCCCGGTTCGGCGTTGGCGATGATTCCCACCCTTGCTCGCAACCCAAGTGAGCAGGCGCAAGGTTATGGCTTGCTGGCGCAGTTTGGTAATTTGGGTGCAACGGTGGGGCCGCCAACCTTTGCCACGGCGATTGCGGTTTATGGTCTGTCTGGTTTGGTGGTGTTGGTATTGTGTGTGTGTGCTTTTGGTGTGCTGTTTAGCCTTTTGGCTGGGCGTATTAAAGCGGTCGTTTAG
- the rarD gene encoding EamA family transporter RarD translates to MQTSSKSGIFYALTAFTLWAIAPIYFKEMSFVPATEILAHRVIWSCVIVLVLILILRYTDALKTVLQSPKTLLAMVVSTVLIAINWGTFIWAIQNNKMLSASLGYYINPLISILLGMIFFQDKLDRVRKAAVVLCFCAVAFEVIQFGSLPWIALVLAVTFGFYGLVRKKAAVDSFTGMAIETAILLPFALVYLMLVDSPSANMFENSASVNWLLFAAGPVTMIPLMCFAAAANRVSMVTLGFFQYIGPTGMFFLAVFLYDEPLSPEKLTTFVLIWSALAILIFDSIRRLRNTKKPLTH, encoded by the coding sequence ATGCAAACTTCTTCCAAAAGCGGCATTTTTTACGCGTTAACCGCGTTTACTCTTTGGGCCATTGCCCCTATTTACTTTAAAGAAATGTCGTTTGTTCCGGCGACGGAGATTCTTGCTCATCGCGTCATTTGGTCTTGCGTGATCGTGCTTGTCTTGATTCTTATACTGCGCTATACCGACGCGCTAAAGACGGTTCTGCAATCGCCTAAGACCTTATTGGCGATGGTGGTGTCGACGGTACTGATTGCCATCAATTGGGGGACGTTTATTTGGGCGATTCAAAACAATAAAATGCTCAGCGCCAGCCTGGGTTATTACATTAACCCGCTGATTAGTATTTTATTAGGGATGATTTTCTTTCAAGATAAGCTGGATAGAGTGCGCAAAGCCGCTGTGGTTTTATGCTTTTGTGCGGTGGCGTTTGAAGTGATTCAGTTTGGCTCTCTGCCTTGGATCGCGCTGGTGCTGGCGGTGACATTTGGTTTTTATGGTTTAGTTCGCAAAAAAGCCGCGGTCGATAGTTTTACAGGAATGGCCATTGAAACGGCTATTTTGCTGCCTTTCGCCTTGGTTTATTTAATGCTGGTCGACTCGCCCAGTGCCAACATGTTTGAAAACAGTGCCAGTGTCAATTGGTTACTGTTTGCCGCAGGGCCGGTCACCATGATCCCGCTAATGTGCTTCGCGGCGGCGGCCAACCGAGTCAGTATGGTGACTCTGGGGTTCTTCCAATATATCGGCCCAACCGGTATGTTTTTTCTGGCGGTGTTTTTATACGACGAGCCCCTCAGCCCAGAAAAACTCACGACCTTTGTACTGATTTGGTCCGCGCTTGCCATACTGATTTTTGACTCTATCCGCCGCTTGCGGAACACAAAGAAGCCACTAACCCACTAG
- a CDS encoding sulfite exporter TauE/SafE family protein — protein MDSAFVVLFLAGLITGFSKFSVGGMGLLVLPIVMIAFPGPEALGMILPLYIITDILAVWSYRSKIAWAVLARFLPLAFLGVIVGSQLLANIDADQFVSFLGLMILLMIALGLYLDFRPASFMQKPWAAYSMGFLGGIVTMMANAAGPIFSLFLLEQKLNKETYVSTRAWAFFIINVVKLPFYISLGLLSLESTQASLYAVPGLLVGSFIGYHFLKKVNPIQFKWMIRIMSMIAAIKLFLFS, from the coding sequence GTGGATTCAGCATTCGTCGTGCTATTTTTAGCGGGGTTAATTACCGGTTTTTCTAAATTTTCGGTCGGTGGTATGGGCTTGTTGGTGCTGCCTATTGTGATGATTGCCTTTCCGGGTCCTGAGGCGTTGGGGATGATTTTGCCGCTCTATATTATCACCGATATTTTGGCGGTGTGGAGCTATCGATCTAAAATTGCTTGGGCGGTATTAGCGCGCTTTTTACCCCTGGCTTTTTTGGGAGTGATAGTCGGCAGTCAGTTGTTGGCCAACATCGATGCGGACCAGTTTGTGAGCTTTTTAGGTTTGATGATCTTATTAATGATCGCCTTGGGCCTGTATCTGGATTTTCGTCCTGCCTCGTTTATGCAAAAGCCGTGGGCGGCCTATTCAATGGGCTTTTTGGGCGGCATAGTGACCATGATGGCTAACGCAGCAGGGCCCATTTTTAGTCTATTTTTGTTGGAACAAAAACTGAACAAAGAGACTTACGTCAGCACCCGAGCGTGGGCGTTTTTTATCATTAACGTGGTGAAATTGCCCTTTTACATCAGCCTAGGTTTACTCTCGCTTGAAAGCACACAAGCCAGTTTATACGCCGTGCCAGGGCTGTTGGTCGGTTCATTTATTGGCTATCATTTTTTGAAAAAAGTGAACCCCATTCAGTTCAAATGGATGATCCGCATTATGTCGATGATTGCGGCAATTAAGTTGTTTTTGTTTTCGTGA